One window from the genome of Salvelinus fontinalis isolate EN_2023a chromosome 3, ASM2944872v1, whole genome shotgun sequence encodes:
- the LOC129834601 gene encoding insulin-like growth factor-binding protein 6 translates to MLLYPDLLALLFLQLALSSPWTLASRLPPLRGRSPSSKGLQGARAPNQRQQSGELSTTVLFLGEPCGVYTLSCARGLRCAPPLGDPSPLQALLQGRGVCGNASEPSPSDSPQPKATHPTLTENLEKAPCRRLLNTVLKGLEPMVFQSDRGDIYMPNCDKRGFFRKKQCRSSRGMHRGHCWCVNESGMPTSSHTSPEGTLICDNV, encoded by the exons ATGCTTCTGTACCCTGACCTTCTGGCCCTGCTCTTCCTCCAGCTTGCCCTCTCCAGCCCATGGACACTAGCCTCCCGGCTGCCTCCTCTCAGAGGAAGGAGTCCCTCCAGTAAGGGCTTACAGGGGGCTAGGGCCCCCAACCAGAGGCAACAGTCTGGGGAGCTCAGCACCACCGTCCTGTTCCTGGGGGAGCCCTGTGGGGTCTACACCCTGAGCTGTGCCCGAGGACTCCGCTGCGCCCCACCACTGGGAGACCCCAGCCCCCTCCAGGCCCTTCTGCAGGGCAGGGGAGTCTGTGGCAACGCCAGTGAACCCAGCCCTTCTGATAGTCCCCAGCCCAAAG CCACACACCCGACACTGACTGAAAACCTGGAGAAG gctcCGTGTCGTAGGCTGCTGAACACTGTACTTAAAGGTCTTGAGCCCATGGTCTTCCAGTCAGACCGTGGCGATATCTATATGCCCAACTGTGACAAGCGTGGTTTCTTCAGAAAGAAACAG TGTCGGTCGTCTCGGGGCATGCACCGCGGTCACTGCTGGTGTGTGAATGAGAGTGGCATGCCAACATCATCACACACAAGTCCAGAGGGCACCCTGATCTGTGACAATGTATGA